The following are encoded together in the Carassius auratus strain Wakin unplaced genomic scaffold, ASM336829v1 scaf_tig00214477, whole genome shotgun sequence genome:
- the LOC113092104 gene encoding uncharacterized protein LOC113092104: MASNRNLKRHLNCDGTQPETPRTTKYRRLHQKKKPLKLIYKRFLCTSPVPNSLDRGTVCEKIQLTHVDADNCKVQRSLQDSKNQKGDTEERRQDVISETVIRFKKTERESKDDNKQLDDDLVYPGAPLTKGQSLLLLMSYVLRHNLTGVALQDLLTLFNAHFPGLVPATTYLFHKAYGQFGQYKPHFYCINCETYIGPSETAPQNCSSCNTEFDIENSLKLGSYFLVLSLSAQIVDILEKPDIHLNTKESTPGILSDIQCGAEYQKFKQTGQMGDDDISILWNCDGIPVFKSNNVQIWPIQCQIVELSPRVRQGNICIPCLWLGNSKPNMATFLTAFVAQLKELEQVGIKWRDSENTEHTSKIHSLLCSSDSIARPLLRNTKQFNGKYGCDFCLHSGGGPYVWETPEPPLRTETDHFRHAMLATPERPIMGVKGPSPLMELESFKMITGFVPDYQHCVCLGVTKQLTSLWLDSKHHKEEWYLGSKVSDIDQGLMLISPPVEVTRAPRSVKDRKFWKASEWRSFLLFYALTVLSGILKKKYWSHLFLLVFAIHTLLQDAVKMTHVDMAEQALRKFVHNFEKLYGAGNVSFNVHLLMHLASSVRNWGPLWATSTFPFESFNGTLLKFFNGTTHVSAQIVKRFLRWRGLSTKAETIMENANDNIKKIFGKLQGRSGVTKTSKEFPDNVRGFGCPKKGSTSVLQRRAIEHFTGDTVHLVSHLSPHLHFFPFDDGSVEVKLLKGRSKL; this comes from the exons ATGGCATCAAACCgtaatttgaaaagacatttgaaTTGCGACGGGACTCAACCAGAGACGCCCAGAACAACAAAATACAGAAGACTTCATCAAAAAAAg AAACCACTGAAATTAATATACAAGAGATTTCTTTGTACATCTCCAGTTCCCAACTCTTTGGACAGAGGAACAGTTTGTGAAAAG ATACAACTTACACATGTTGATGCAGATAATTGTAAAGTGCAAAGAAGCCTGCAAGACAGTAAAAATCAGAAAGGAGACACAGAAGAAAGGAGGCAAGATGTGATATCTGAAACGGTGATAAGGTTTAAGAAGACAGAACGTGAAAGCAAAGATGATAAT aaacaGCTAGATGATGATCTTGTATACCCTGGTGCTCCTCTCACGAAGGGACAGAGTCTGCTTTTACTCATGTCATATGTACTGAGGCACAATTTGACAGGTGTAGCACTTCAGGATCTTCTTACATTGTTTAATGCACATTTCCCTGGCTTGGTGCCAGCAACCACATACCTTTTTCATAAAGCCTATGGACAGTTTGGCCAGTATAAGCCCCATTTCTATTGTATCAACTGTGAAACCTACATTGGACCCAGTGAGACAGCACCACAAAACTGTTCTTCTTGTAATACTgaatttgacattgagaacagCCTAAAACTTGGGTCGTACTTTCTTGTACTTAGCCTATCAGCCCAAATAGTGGACATTTTGGAAAAACCTGATATACATTTGAATACAAAGGAATCAACTCCTGGCATTCTTTCTGATATTCAGTGTGGGGCAGAATATCAAAAATTCAAGCAAACTGGACAAATGGGGGATGATGACATTTCAATTTTGTGGAACTGTGATGGAATTCCAGTTTTCAAAAGTAATAATGTTCAGATATGGCCAATCCAGTGTCAAATTGTAGAACTGTCACCAAGAGTCCGGCAAGGTAATATATGCATTCCATGCTTATGGCTTGGTAACAGCAAGCCAAATATGGCTACATTTTTAACTGCTTTTGTTGCACAGCTTAAAGAACTGGAACAGGTTGGTATTAAATGGAGGGACTCTGAAAACACAGAGCACACAAGCAAAATTCATTCGCTACTCTGCTCCTCAGATTCAATTGCCCGCCCCCTCCTGAGAAATACGAAACAATTTAATGGAAAATATGGATGTGACTTCTGCCTTCACTCTGGTGGTGGCCCATATGTATGGGAAACACCAGAACCACCATTAAGGACAGAGACTGACCATTTCAGGCACGCAATGCTGGCAACACCTGAGAGACCAATAATGGGTGTGAAAGGCCCATCCCCTCTGATGGAACTTGAGAGCTTTAAAATGATCACTGGATTTGTTCCGGACTACCAGCACTGTGTTTGCCTTGGTGTAACGAAACAGTTAACATCTCTGTGGTTGGATAGTAAGCACCATAAGGAAGAATGGTACTTGGGCTCTAAGGTCAGTGACATAGACCAGGGACTAATGTTAATTAGCCCACCTGTGGAGGTCACAAGGGCACCCAGATCAGTTAAGGACCGAAAATTCTGGAAGGCGTCTGAATGGAGGTCATTTTTGCTCTTTTATGCTTTGACTGTTTTGAGTGGAATTTTAAAAAAGAAGTACTGGAGTCatctttttttgttagtttttgcaATTCACACTCTTCTGCAGGATGCAGTGAAAATGACCCACGTGGATATGGCAGAGCAAGCTCTTCGAAAGTTCGTACATAATTTTGAGAAACTGTATGGTGCTGGTAATGTCTCTTTCAATGTACATTTGTTAATGCACTTGGCATCAAGCGTACGCAACTGGGGACCATTGTGGGCAACATCCACATTTCCATTTGAATCATTCAATGGGACTTTGCTAAAATTTTTTAATGGAACAACACATGTGTCTGCTCAAATAGTGAAAAGATTCCTTAGGTGGAGGGGTCTTTCAACAAAAGCAGAGACTATAATGGAAAATGCAaatgacaacataaaaaaaatatttggcaaaCTCCAGGGTAGGTCTGGCGTAACAAAAACGTCAAAAGAGTTTCCAGATAATGTCAGAGGTTTTGGCTGCCCAAAGAAAGGCAGCACATCTGTGCTGCAGAGGAGGGCCATTGAACATTTCACAGGAGACACTGttcatttag TTTCTCATCTGTCTCCTCATCTTCATTTCTTTCCATTTGATGATGGCTCTGTTGAAGTCAAACTGCTCAAGGGAAGGTCCAAGCTCTGA